TTGACCCGACGAACCATGAATGGAGCTGCAGTAAATGCAAAAAACTTTTAAGCATATGAGACAAATCCTGATTAGACAAACTATGCGCAGATAACTCAGTTACTTTTCATCTATCAGCCAGAAGATATATTCGGAGTGACACCAAAGCATCAAGTTTATACTGGCATGGTGGCACCAAACCATCTTTCTTGTTAATAGGAATAGAAATAACTGTGGTCATGACCACCTAGAGAAAAATATGTCCGGGAAAAAGATATTGGTGATGTTAAGCGCATTAGTAAGTATCAACAATACGAAATCAACAATATACAATACGAAATCAACAATATTCAGTCTAACAATCCGAGCTCATCTTTAATGTCGAGAACCAAGTAGGATTAAAACTATTGTACACGATACTGGAGGGGAAGAAAAGGCAACAACATACATCTGCTGAGGCTTTTGCAAAAGtatataaaaacaaaaagatatcaaagagtaaTAGTTCCTTTGAACCGCAAAACTGCGAACAAATCAGGGACTAACAGCGCGCACCTGAAAAAAGAATATCAATGGTGAAAAAAGGAAAACATTTGTCATACACAAACTACCCTGAGATAATATTTTATTGGTACACTACATATTAATGCGAGCAACCTATCTTTCTGCAATAACATAAAAAATGTATATCCGCTCAACCACTGGAACTTGCTAACCATATAACACAAAGTTGTAATCATATTCGAAATAAATCCAGATCATGATGCGCCAGGTCGATTGTGATTCGGGTGCATCTAACTCTAAAACTACAAATGAGCAGTTCTTCACAAATTTAAGACTCCTAACATGCAAGATTTACTTGAGATTCTCTTATATATGCTACGTGAAGAAAGATGATGACTGCATCTAATTCGAGTATATCTAGTTTTGTTATGTGTTTTGGGGGGTACTTAAAGAGTCTCTCGGCGCAGCATCAGTTTTTGGCTTACCTTGTCTGGTGAAGCTGACCTTGATTTCGATCTTGATTTTGACCTTGGCTTCGACCTACAAGTTTCATTGTGCATTATAAAAATTAAAACCACCGCACCGGATAACCGAAGAAACTTGGCAACATATGATCTTGAAATAATTGCACAGAAGTAATATATGAACAACTTACTTGACAGGAGTTACAGACCTAGATCTTGACGGAGATCTAGGCACACGTCCTTCTTGTTCCAATGAGTTGCTGCCAAATAAGagcaaagaagaaaacaaactcgAACTTCAGGTTTTTATCATttgaatatcaaaattttcaggttGGCGTAAGAGTTCTAACTTACGAAATTGCCAACattaaattaaaaaagaaaaacatttttGTTTCCAATGAAGCAACAAACAGATCTCACACTTGAGATACTATTGTCTTGCCAGCAGTCAGTAACATCAAAGTTCATAAATGACAGAATAGAACTCTAACTCAGTTTTGCGCAGAGTCATACCTCCGCTGCGGCTACGACTGCGACTGCGGCTTGAGCTACGGCCTCTAGATGGACTGGTTTCATATGCCTTCACCTGCACCAGAAGGAAAAACGACTTCATAACTTTGTtaataattatataacaaaaaacgTAAGCTGTACAGGAAGGCTCCCTTTGTTAATCCTTTACTTAAGTGATTATTGACCTGCCTGAAACTGGTTATATGACCTCATTGCTTCTATTAAATTGAACACATTTAGCAGCAAAGAACCCATCTAGACGTAAAATGATCTATAGTCTATGATACAGAAGTTTAACAGCCAACCAAATTCTTAAAACTGAAAGAATGAACTTGCCAACTCAACAAGAAGAGACTTACACGAATATAAGCTTTTGAAAAGGGATTTTTGAACTCTGTGTCGTCAAGTTTACGAATCTGATCAACAAATATATAATTACATAAAATGTCGAGCAATAAACTAAACAAGAAACCTAAGAAAATCACCATTAATATAGCGGCTAAGGAACTCTGAGTCACTTACAGCATATTTCATGTCATCGTAATTCGTATAATCTACAAGACCCATGGTACCTGACAGAATTACGTAATTGTGTTAATAGCATTGACTAAAGAATGAAAACAATTGTTGGATCATATTCATGAACACGTTGTTAACAAGGTGTCATGTTCAATATTTGGCACCCTGAAACTTGTTTCCTAAATGCTTTAACAAGCTCTCCTACAGTTTAAAGGTTCTCCCAGCATAGCTTAGAACTCATATAGTAAATTCATGTCATCAATCTCCCCTCCCCTAGCAAATTATGTTGGTAAATAAATACTCTCTCCGTCCCAACttagatgagctagttggttttaaattttgtcccataaatagatgagcTATCTCTCTAATTAAGggaatatttctaaaactaccctggtaattgattattgttaccataaaaattatgtataatttgatagtcatgtttatattcgttacgtaggtgttttaaaatgcttttcaacggcataaagtttacgaaaaaccgtggtatagtttaagagaaaaatcatttctaagttttactagttattatccataagagtATAATCATAAAAAATAGTTAAACATATTCCCCTTTCCcccttgccttaagaattgtgcaaactataACTAGCTCATCTGATTTGTGACGGAGGGAGTAGAAGAAAAAACATGATTAATCCAATAATATGTAGCTCTAAACCAGTAAGGATGATGTAAATTTTGCACATATCAAATTAGACTAAAAAGATATAGATGAGGATCATGACAACACAAAACAGCACACTGCACTGCACTGCCATAGATTGATCACAGAAGGCCTAATAATCCATTGATCCTCGAGTATATCGTTCTCCATTAACAAGAGAAAATATCAACAAAGAAAAACTTTGTCCAAGGATTCAATTATAAGAAGGAACAAGACAGGTGAAAGTGTGATAGCAAGACGGAAAGCACTCCGCTATTATCACATTGGGATCTTGGGAAAGGGATAGAGTTGGTGCATATAAACTTACCATCTCCCTTACGAAAAACTTGTGCGAAGCAGACATCACCAGCTTTGCGCATGTGATCCTGAAATATATTTACCAGAAATCAAGTTATGACCATGTAACTAGCTAACACATAAAAGAGTTGAAAAGAAACCAATACCGACCTTTAGATCTTGCCACGAAGCAGAAGCAGGTAGTCCACAAACCACGACTATAAGAGAgaggagaaagagagagagaacaGTTAGGCATGCAATGAGGCTCAAAACCATAATTAGATTAGAAAAAGACATGCAGCTAGAGTAGGTaacaatcaaacaaaaaaacTCATTAACAATCTTTCCATTAAATGCGCCTCGATATTCAGAGCGAcatgaagcagcagcagcagcaccaccaccccgagcaccaccaccactaccataaCCACCGCGACGATCAAATGAAGATGATTGCCCTCTACCCCCATGGGCAAGCTCAACCTAGAGCATACCAAATAACAATCAAGCCAACAAATGATGCTAGAATCTAGATGAATTAAAATAGAAGGCCTGATTACCCTTAAGTGGCAACCATCAAAGTTATAGCCATCACGGCCCCTGATTGCATCTTCGGCATCCCGTGAATCCTCAAACTGCATATCAAACAACCAAAACAACAAACAGATGAGAATATATAATTAGAATTAATCTCTGTGTTATATAACCAAGTGTATATAGGAAGATCAAGATATACCTCCACAAAACAGTAACCAGGAGGGCGTGGTGGGATCTTCAGCTCAATATCCACTATACGACCATACtacagaaaatgaaaaataaccaTAAAGACATACTTCAGTGCCTCACAAATTTTCAAAGAAGGATGAACCCAACATCTACTCAGACAAGCATATACAGAAATGCAAAAACCAAACCTTGTAAAATAGATCCTCAATTTCTGATTCTTTTATATCCAAAGGGAGGTTACCCACGTAGATCGAGCGAGAAGATCTCATATTATTCTACCAGAGAAATTATTTAGAATCTTTAATCTGCACATGGACAAAATAAACGTAAAGTAAAGATCACAATCTTCTAACACAAAACTAGTTTTCCAGTATACAATATGATCTACTTCTCAGATTCAACAGACTCTATTTGACAAGAAGACAATTAActtaaaaccaaaaccatgaAGCAAACCAAGAGAGCAATCCTCGATTTGAGTGGTGCTCCACAAGCTCCATTGCTTATAAGCTCCAAGATGCTCCACGGTGTATACTAAAATTGAAATAAAGTTCGATCTCCCCATCCCCTCTCTATGAAATAATAATGCAGAGGTACAGAAGACCTCCTTGCAAGGGATACATATATCAAATAACAACCACTTCTCCCTGATTTCTTCCTCTCACCCCTATGTATGGTTGCAAAGCTCCTAGTGGTCCAAGCTCCTTTCATCTATCATAAAGAAAGTCTCCCTGTTATGGTGACGCTACAAAGTTGGCAAATGAACTAAGCATTTACCTTTATCAATTTTCTTCACAACTGACTAAACGAAACCAATCCTGGAAAATGTTGAACTATTTTCACAAGTCAACAAACTGTTTAAAAAGATGAAAGAGGTAGACGAGTCAGTTCTCAACCATCACTTGGTACATTCAGAAATAGCACTTATATTCTAAGCATGTTTAGGAGATAATGACGATAAAAGGGGTGAAAAATCAATGTTTTTAGCCCAATTTACCTAAAGCTTAAATACTTATCTCCTTTAATACAttactaatgaacttaaaattAATACCCACTTTATTCACACACCCCTAAAGAAATTATATCTACTTTCATCAGTTATGCAACTATCAGAGTATCCATAATCACTAATCAAGGTTTTACAGAACTTTCTGAGGC
The nucleotide sequence above comes from Papaver somniferum cultivar HN1 chromosome 8, ASM357369v1, whole genome shotgun sequence. Encoded proteins:
- the LOC113301597 gene encoding serine/arginine-rich splicing factor SR34A-like, with product MRSSRSIYVGNLPLDIKESEIEDLFYKYGRIVDIELKIPPRPPGYCFVEFEDSRDAEDAIRGRDGYNFDGCHLRVELAHGGRGQSSSFDRRGGYGSGGGARGGGAAAAASCRSEYRGAFNGKIVNEFFCLIVTYSSCMSFSNLIMVLSLIACLTVLSLFLLSLIVVVCGLPASASWQDLKDHMRKAGDVCFAQVFRKGDGTMGLVDYTNYDDMKYAIRKLDDTEFKNPFSKAYIRVKAYETSPSRGRSSSRSRSRSRSGATHWNKKDVCLDLRQDLGL